The Streptococcus sp. 29896 genome includes a region encoding these proteins:
- a CDS encoding tetratricopeptide repeat protein has product MNNSEKMLACLDQQDLDKADKYFKRALVQDDSETLLSLAAYLESIGFFPQAAQIYDQLKETYPEVALNLAQIAFEDGLVEEAFGYLEEISEDSPAYVEALLVKADLYQAEGLSDVAREKLLEASHLSDEPIILFGLAELDMELELFKEAISYYAQLDNREIYELTGVSTYQRIGLAYASLGKFEAAIEFLEKAVELEYDDQTVFELAALLFEREEYQKANLYFKQLDTINPDFEGYEYAYAQSLHAEHKLEDALAMTQKGLAKNDFDANLLLQASQYAYELHDEAGAEDYLLRAKEVADDSNELALRLSNLYLEQERFEEVVALFDEEVDNVLARWNMAKAYQALERDDEAIELYDELAGELAENPEFLADYVAVLRQLGRLDEAKEQASRYIQLVPDDLAMQEFLNEE; this is encoded by the coding sequence ATGAACAATAGTGAAAAAATGTTGGCTTGTTTGGACCAGCAGGATTTAGATAAGGCAGATAAGTATTTCAAGCGCGCCTTGGTGCAGGATGATAGTGAAACGCTTTTGTCCTTGGCTGCCTATCTGGAAAGTATTGGTTTTTTCCCTCAGGCTGCACAAATCTATGACCAGCTCAAGGAAACCTATCCTGAGGTAGCCCTCAATCTGGCTCAGATTGCTTTTGAAGATGGCTTGGTTGAAGAAGCTTTCGGTTATTTGGAGGAAATTTCGGAAGACAGTCCTGCCTATGTGGAAGCCTTGTTGGTCAAAGCGGACTTGTATCAGGCAGAAGGCTTGTCAGATGTGGCGCGTGAGAAATTGTTAGAAGCAAGTCATTTGTCAGATGAACCTATTATCCTCTTTGGTTTGGCAGAGTTGGACATGGAATTGGAATTATTTAAGGAAGCCATTTCTTATTATGCCCAGCTGGATAATCGTGAAATTTACGAATTAACAGGAGTTTCTACCTACCAGCGAATTGGGCTTGCCTATGCCAGTTTAGGGAAATTTGAAGCGGCCATTGAATTTTTGGAAAAAGCTGTTGAGTTGGAATACGATGACCAGACAGTTTTTGAGTTAGCAGCTCTGCTATTTGAACGCGAAGAATACCAAAAGGCCAATCTCTATTTCAAGCAGCTGGATACCATCAATCCTGATTTTGAAGGCTATGAATATGCCTATGCTCAGTCGCTTCATGCCGAGCATAAATTAGAAGATGCCTTGGCTATGACTCAAAAAGGCTTAGCTAAAAATGACTTTGATGCCAATCTCTTGCTCCAGGCTTCACAGTATGCCTATGAATTGCATGATGAGGCGGGGGCAGAAGATTATCTTCTACGGGCAAAAGAGGTGGCAGATGATAGTAACGAACTAGCTCTACGCTTGTCCAATCTGTATCTTGAACAAGAGCGATTTGAAGAGGTTGTGGCTTTATTTGATGAAGAGGTAGATAACGTTCTAGCTCGCTGGAATATGGCCAAGGCCTATCAAGCTCTAGAAAGAGATGATGAAGCAATTGAGCTTTACGATGAATTGGCCGGAGAATTGGCTGAGAATCCTGAATTTTTGGCTGATTACGTAGCGGTTTTACGTCAACTTGGTCGTTTGGATGAGGCAAAAGAGCAAGCTAGTCGTTATATCCAATTGGTGCCAGACGATTTAGCCATGCAAGAATTTTTGAATGAAGAGTAG
- the budA gene encoding acetolactate decarboxylase: MQVNRLFQYNTLGALMAGLYGGSLTVGELLEHGDLGLGTLDSIDGELIVLDGKAYQAKGAGEKPEVVEVPADMKVPYAAVIFHEAEVIFKQRFEMTHEELHQRIESYYDGENLFRSIKIKGTFARMHVRMIPKSASDVRFAEVASRQPEYTVENISGTIVGIWTPEIFHGVSVAGYHLHFISDDLTFGGHVMDYIISEGMVEVGPVDQLDQRFPVQDRQYLFAKFNAKEVREDIDKAE; the protein is encoded by the coding sequence ATGCAAGTAAATCGATTATTTCAATACAATACACTCGGTGCCTTGATGGCAGGACTGTATGGCGGCTCCTTGACGGTTGGTGAATTGTTGGAACATGGTGATTTGGGCTTGGGAACCCTGGATTCCATTGACGGCGAGCTGATTGTCTTGGATGGAAAGGCCTATCAGGCCAAGGGAGCAGGGGAAAAACCAGAAGTGGTTGAAGTTCCTGCTGATATGAAGGTCCCCTATGCAGCGGTTATTTTTCACGAAGCAGAAGTCATTTTCAAACAACGCTTTGAAATGACTCATGAGGAATTGCACCAGCGAATTGAATCCTATTATGATGGGGAAAATCTTTTTCGCTCTATCAAAATCAAGGGGACTTTCGCTCGGATGCATGTCCGCATGATTCCAAAATCGGCTTCGGATGTTCGTTTTGCGGAAGTGGCTAGTCGCCAGCCTGAGTATACCGTTGAGAACATTTCAGGTACCATTGTTGGTATTTGGACACCAGAGATTTTCCATGGAGTCAGTGTGGCTGGCTATCATTTGCATTTTATTTCGGATGATTTGACCTTCGGTGGGCATGTCATGGACTATATTATTTCAGAAGGAATGGTGGAAGTGGGCCCAGTCGATCAGCTAGATCAACGCTTTCCAGTCCAAGACCGCCAGTATCTTTTCGCTAAGTTCAATGCTAAGGAAGTCAGAGAAGATATTGATAAGGCGGAGTAG
- a CDS encoding NFACT family protein has translation MSFDGFFLHHMTAELQANLEGGRIQKINQPFEQEIVLNIRSNRQSHKLLLSAHSVFGRVQLTQSEFTNPKVPNTFTMILRKYLQGAIIEDIRQLDNDRILEFSVSNKDEIGDHIQATLIVEIMGKHSNIILVDKSEQKIIEAIKHVGFSQNSYRTILPGSTYIRPPETHSLNPYTVSDEKLFEILSTQELNPKNLQQVFQGLGRDTASELASLLQSDRLKNFRAFFDQATQPNLTDKSYTALPLANSPENQPHFESLSSLLDFYYQDKAERDRVAQQANELIKRVASELEKNRKKLVKQEQELADTETAELVRQKGELLTTYLHQVPNDQPSVRLDNYYTGEELEIELDVALTPSQNAQRYFKKYQKLKEAVKHLTNLIEETKATIVYLESVDTMLGQASLAEIDEIREELIETGYLKRRHREKIHKRQKPERYLATDGKTIILVGKNNLQNDELTFKMAKKGELWFHAKDIPGSHVVITDNLDPSDEVKTDAAELAAYFSKARHSNLVQVDMIEAKKLHKPTGGKPGFVTYRGQKTLRVTPTEDKIKSMKI, from the coding sequence ATGTCTTTTGACGGATTTTTTTTACATCACATGACGGCTGAGTTACAGGCCAATTTAGAAGGTGGGCGGATTCAGAAAATCAACCAGCCCTTTGAGCAGGAAATTGTCCTCAACATCCGCAGCAACCGTCAGAGCCATAAGTTGCTCCTGTCCGCCCATTCGGTCTTCGGTCGAGTTCAGCTGACCCAGTCGGAGTTTACCAATCCCAAGGTGCCCAATACCTTTACCATGATTCTGCGGAAATATTTACAAGGTGCCATTATCGAGGACATCCGTCAGTTGGACAATGACCGCATCTTAGAATTTTCCGTGTCCAACAAGGATGAGATTGGCGACCATATCCAAGCTACCTTGATTGTGGAAATCATGGGCAAGCACAGCAATATCATCTTGGTCGATAAGTCTGAACAAAAGATTATCGAGGCAATCAAGCACGTCGGTTTCTCACAAAATTCTTACCGAACTATTTTGCCAGGCTCCACCTACATTCGTCCACCGGAGACGCATTCTCTCAATCCTTATACGGTGTCTGATGAGAAATTGTTTGAAATCTTATCGACTCAGGAACTGAATCCAAAAAATCTCCAACAGGTCTTTCAAGGTTTGGGTCGGGATACAGCTTCTGAACTGGCTAGTCTTTTGCAGTCAGACCGCCTGAAGAACTTCCGTGCCTTTTTTGACCAGGCAACACAGCCTAACCTGACAGACAAGTCCTATACTGCTCTGCCATTGGCCAACAGCCCTGAAAACCAGCCTCACTTTGAGAGTCTAAGCAGTTTGCTAGACTTCTACTATCAGGACAAGGCGGAGCGGGATCGGGTGGCCCAGCAGGCCAATGAGCTGATCAAGCGGGTGGCCAGTGAGCTGGAGAAGAATCGCAAGAAGTTGGTCAAGCAAGAGCAGGAATTGGCGGATACGGAGACGGCGGAGTTGGTACGGCAAAAGGGTGAACTCTTGACCACCTATCTGCACCAGGTGCCCAATGACCAGCCGAGTGTGCGATTAGACAACTACTATACGGGCGAAGAGCTGGAGATTGAGTTGGACGTGGCTTTGACTCCTAGCCAAAATGCCCAGCGTTACTTCAAGAAGTACCAGAAACTCAAGGAGGCGGTCAAGCACTTGACCAACTTGATTGAGGAAACCAAGGCAACCATTGTCTATCTGGAGTCCGTTGATACCATGCTGGGACAGGCTAGTCTGGCAGAGATCGATGAAATCCGTGAAGAGCTGATTGAAACAGGCTACCTCAAACGTCGCCACCGTGAGAAAATCCATAAGCGTCAGAAACCTGAGCGATACTTGGCGACGGACGGGAAGACCATTATTCTGGTCGGAAAAAATAACCTGCAAAATGATGAGTTGACCTTCAAAATGGCCAAGAAAGGCGAACTCTGGTTCCACGCCAAAGACATTCCAGGCAGTCACGTGGTCATCACAGATAACTTGGACCCAAGCGACGAGGTCAAGACAGACGCGGCGGAGCTGGCTGCCTACTTCTCTAAGGCAAGGCATTCTAACTTGGTCCAAGTCGATATGATTGAAGCCAAGAAACTGCATAAGCCAACAGGTGGCAAGCCAGGATTTGTGACCTACCGCGGTCAGAAGACCCTCCGCGTCACCCCAACTGAAGACAAAATAAAATCCATGAAAATCTAG
- the trpX gene encoding tryptophan ABC transporter substrate-binding protein has translation MKNKTLLSVVTALVVLVIGAFFFNKQEETTSSTDQTQTVKVGVLQYVTHDSLDEIYKGIVAGLKEAGYDDTSNLTIDFMNAEGDQSQVQTMSKKLVDNGNQLLIGIATPAAQGLANATTELPIIMGAVTDPVGANLVTDLNKPGGNITGVSDQTPVADEIELIKAITPDAKTIGVLYSSNEDNSKSQVAEFKTAAEAAGYTVIEYAVPSSNEIASTVEVATSKVDVLFTPVDNTIASAFSTVVSVANKTKTPVYTSVEDMVEGGGIASVTLSQYDLGVATGKMAAKILDGADPATTPVEIFNEGSVVVNKTVADELGLTIPADILESASRIIE, from the coding sequence ATGAAAAATAAAACATTATTAAGTGTTGTTACAGCCTTAGTAGTCTTGGTCATTGGAGCCTTTTTCTTCAATAAGCAAGAAGAAACAACTAGCAGTACAGATCAAACGCAGACAGTCAAGGTCGGTGTTCTCCAGTATGTGACCCATGATTCCTTGGATGAGATTTATAAGGGGATTGTGGCTGGTCTGAAAGAAGCAGGTTATGATGACACAAGTAACCTCACCATTGATTTTATGAACGCAGAAGGCGATCAGTCTCAAGTGCAAACCATGAGTAAAAAGTTGGTCGATAACGGCAATCAGCTCTTGATTGGTATCGCGACACCAGCCGCACAAGGATTGGCCAATGCGACGACAGAATTGCCCATCATCATGGGAGCGGTGACTGATCCAGTTGGAGCTAACTTGGTGACTGACTTGAACAAGCCTGGTGGCAATATCACCGGTGTATCAGACCAAACACCAGTAGCAGACGAGATTGAGCTGATTAAGGCTATCACACCAGATGCCAAAACAATCGGTGTTCTCTACTCTTCAAACGAAGACAATTCCAAATCCCAAGTTGCTGAATTCAAAACAGCAGCAGAGGCAGCTGGCTACACTGTCATTGAATACGCAGTGCCTTCTTCAAACGAAATCGCCTCAACAGTAGAAGTCGCAACTAGCAAGGTAGATGTTCTCTTCACGCCAGTTGATAACACGATCGCCTCAGCCTTCTCAACCGTCGTATCCGTTGCCAACAAGACAAAAACACCTGTTTACACCAGTGTAGAAGATATGGTAGAAGGTGGCGGTATCGCCTCTGTCACCCTCAGCCAGTACGACTTAGGTGTGGCAACAGGTAAAATGGCTGCGAAAATCCTTGACGGTGCAGATCCAGCGACCACTCCAGTGGAAATCTTCAATGAAGGCAGCGTCGTTGTCAACAAAACTGTCGCAGATGAACTTGGCTTGACCATTCCAGCAGACATCTTGGAATCTGCCAGCCGTATCATCGAGTAA
- a CDS encoding ABC transporter permease, translating into MIVSTISQALLWAILSLGIFMTFRILNFPDMTTEGSFPLGGAVAVTLLTQGVHPVLATGAAVLAGCLAGLVTGLLYTKGKIPTILAGILVMSSCHSVMLFIMGRANLGLLNTTTLQDLLPFSDTLNQLILGLGAVILVILAMLFFLYTRLGQAYIATGDNSDMARSFGINTSRMELLGLVLSNGIIALAGALIAQQEGYADVSRGIGVIVVGLASLIIGEVLFDNLTMAERFIAIVVGAIFYQFLILGVISLGINTSYLRIFSAIILAICLMVPELKNKLLKGASLTK; encoded by the coding sequence ATGATTGTATCCACTATCTCTCAGGCTCTGCTCTGGGCAATCCTGAGTCTTGGAATCTTTATGACCTTCCGTATCCTTAATTTTCCAGACATGACGACGGAAGGTTCCTTTCCTCTAGGAGGAGCGGTGGCAGTAACCCTCCTGACTCAAGGAGTGCATCCTGTCCTTGCCACAGGAGCAGCTGTCTTGGCGGGCTGTCTAGCTGGTTTGGTAACAGGCCTTCTCTACACCAAGGGAAAAATCCCGACCATTCTAGCGGGAATCTTGGTCATGTCCTCCTGTCACTCCGTCATGCTCTTCATCATGGGACGGGCCAATCTCGGCCTCCTCAATACGACGACTCTTCAGGATCTCCTGCCCTTCTCGGACACGCTCAATCAGCTCATCTTGGGCTTGGGAGCGGTTATCTTAGTCATCCTGGCTATGCTTTTCTTCCTCTATACTCGCTTGGGCCAGGCCTACATCGCCACAGGGGACAATTCCGATATGGCACGCAGCTTTGGCATCAACACCAGCCGCATGGAGCTCTTGGGTTTGGTCCTCTCGAACGGCATCATCGCCCTAGCGGGAGCCCTCATCGCCCAGCAGGAAGGCTACGCTGACGTATCTCGCGGAATCGGAGTCATCGTCGTTGGCTTGGCTAGCCTCATCATCGGAGAGGTTTTGTTTGATAATTTGACAATGGCAGAGCGGTTTATAGCGATTGTCGTAGGAGCGATTTTCTACCAGTTCTTGATTTTGGGAGTGATTTCCCTGGGTATCAACACCAGCTACCTCCGTATCTTCTCAGCGATTATCCTGGCTATCTGCCTCATGGTCCCTGAGTTGAAAAACAAACTACTGAAAGGAGCTAGCCTGACCAAATGA